From the Brachybacterium sillae genome, the window GTGAGGGCGAGGCGGCGCACACCGGCGCGGGCGGCGGTCTGCCCGGCGCGGCGACCGGTCAGGTGGACGCCCTGGAATCGGTCATCACGGCCCTCGAGGTATCCGGCTTCGCACAGGAACAGATCGGCCCCGCGGGCCAGCTCGTCCAGGGCCGCGCAAGTATCGGAGTCCCCGGAGTAGGCGAGCACCGCCCCTCCGGCGCTCACCCGGAAACCGTAGGCCTCCACCGGATGCACCACCGCACGGGCCTCGAGGGTGAAGGGGCCGATCTGCGTGGTGTAACCGTCGGTGATGACGACATGTCTGAAGGGCGCACAGTCGACGCCGTCGGGCACATCCCCGGCCCGGCCCATCACCCCGCGCATCCGGTCGCAGAGAGCCGCCGGAGCGTGGATGTCCAGCACCGGCAGGTCGGTGCGCACGTTGTACGCCCAGAACACCTCGAGGCCCGTGAGGTCGAGGAAATGATCGGGGTGCAGGTGGGAGATCACCACCGCGTCCAGCTGGGCCGGGTCGATGACGCTCTGCAGGGGTCCGAACGCCCCGCTGCCGAGGTCGATCAGCACCCGCCAGGTGCGGCCGTCGGCATCCTCCTGCTCCAGCAGGTAGCTGGAGGCGGCGCTGCGGCTCCCGGCGAAACTGCCCGAGCAGCCGATCACCCGCAGCCTCACGGCGTGATCACCGGCAGAGTCGAGGTCATGGTGACCGACGGGCCGAGGAAGCGCTGCGACAGACGGGCGAACATGGTGGGGCCGCCCGTGCGCTCCGCGGTCTCCGTGAACACGTGGCGCGGCGAGTCCCCGACGCTGCGCAGCTGGTCGGCCGCGCTGAGCAGCCGGTAGACGTCCAGGGCCGTCTCCTCGGCGGAGGAGACCAGCGTGACCTCCGGACCCATCACGTAGCTGATCGCCCCTGCGAGCATCGGGTAGTGGGTGCACCCGAGCACCAGGGTGTCGACCCCGGCGGCCTTCACCGGCTCGAGGTACTCCTCGGCGGCGGCCAGCACCTCGGGGCCGGTGGTCTCGCCCCGCTCCACGAACTCCACGAACCGGGGGCACGCGGCGGAGGTGATCTCCAGCTGGGGTGCCGCTGCGAAGGCGTCCTCATAGGCGCGGGACCCGATGGTCGCGAGGGTGCCGATCACGCCGATCCGACCGTTGCGGGTGGCGACCACCGCGCGCCGCACCGCCGGTTGGATGACCTCGACGACCGGGACGTCGTACCGCTCGCGGGCGTCACGCAGCACCGCGGCGGAGGCGGTGTTACAGGCGATGACGAGCATCTTCA encodes:
- a CDS encoding MBL fold metallo-hydrolase, encoding MRLRVIGCSGSFAGSRSAASSYLLEQEDADGRTWRVLIDLGSGAFGPLQSVIDPAQLDAVVISHLHPDHFLDLTGLEVFWAYNVRTDLPVLDIHAPAALCDRMRGVMGRAGDVPDGVDCAPFRHVVITDGYTTQIGPFTLEARAVVHPVEAYGFRVSAGGAVLAYSGDSDTCAALDELARGADLFLCEAGYLEGRDDRFQGVHLTGRRAGQTAARAGVRRLALTHIPEWTDPADTLAEARAEYDGDLTVVRALDILEVAPRA
- the murI gene encoding glutamate racemase, which produces MNTAPIGIFDSGVGGLTVARAILDQLPHEELLYIGDTAHTPYGPRPLAEVRSLALGIMDELVARGVKMLVIACNTASAAVLRDARERYDVPVVEVIQPAVRRAVVATRNGRIGVIGTLATIGSRAYEDAFAAAPQLEITSAACPRFVEFVERGETTGPEVLAAAEEYLEPVKAAGVDTLVLGCTHYPMLAGAISYVMGPEVTLVSSAEETALDVYRLLSAADQLRSVGDSPRHVFTETAERTGGPTMFARLSQRFLGPSVTMTSTLPVITP